One stretch of Halobaculum marinum DNA includes these proteins:
- a CDS encoding SpoVR family protein, which produces MIHDDRIATRRVAAGLEEPAEKARELARKLGLRPYEVRYWVVTHEEMNRLIAYDGFQTRYPHWRWGMKYDRQRKQDTFGMGKAFEIVNNDNPCHAFLQESNTMADQKAVITHVEAHADFFRNNKWFGRFAGDREDPDAAAMLERHAETLASYVDDPEVDRGDVERLIDAVLCVEDTIDQHRALAAERGGEDADAEADLVDIEERLDRLGLSSEVRDQVFDDEWLDAQRDGDHLPEPRPDVVAYLREHGKRFDPEEGKAVDREPWMDDVIELLRREAYYFAPQKLTKVMNEGWASYWESLMMGDERFAGDDEFVTYADHMSRVLGSPGLNPYTLGLAIWQYVENTANRREVVDKLLRVEGVTWRTFHDVVDFDEVADLLDPDPAIAGVTADTLADLSPDDPRVDAEALDEALAGDLDADAYPWAVLTYEGLCERHFSLSKPANRGFLARVGRSELERLSRYMFDDELYPDVEAALADVDYGAGWERMREVRESHNDVTFIDEFLTEEFVVEGNYFTYEYSHAGAGYRVASVDPDDVKKKLLLRFTNFGKPTIAVYDGNYDNRGELLLGHRYNGVALDLPKAKATLERVFELWGRPVNLATIVTEYDDHELEVARRRGREPRGEEVPILLRFDGEEVARHDLDPEIAERIAATDVDYDTKPDEWLA; this is translated from the coding sequence ATGATACACGACGACCGCATCGCGACCCGACGCGTCGCCGCGGGGTTGGAGGAGCCAGCCGAGAAGGCGAGGGAACTCGCCCGGAAGCTGGGCCTGCGCCCGTACGAGGTGCGCTACTGGGTCGTCACGCACGAGGAGATGAACCGGCTCATCGCCTACGACGGGTTCCAGACGCGATACCCGCACTGGCGGTGGGGGATGAAGTACGACCGCCAGCGCAAGCAGGACACCTTCGGGATGGGGAAGGCGTTCGAGATCGTCAACAACGACAACCCCTGCCACGCGTTCCTCCAGGAGTCGAACACGATGGCCGACCAGAAGGCCGTCATCACGCACGTCGAGGCGCACGCGGACTTCTTCCGCAACAACAAGTGGTTCGGGCGCTTCGCGGGCGACCGCGAGGACCCCGACGCCGCCGCGATGTTGGAGCGCCACGCCGAGACGCTCGCGAGCTACGTCGACGACCCCGAGGTCGACCGCGGCGACGTGGAGCGACTGATCGACGCGGTGCTGTGCGTCGAGGACACCATCGACCAGCACCGCGCGCTCGCGGCCGAGCGCGGCGGCGAGGACGCCGACGCGGAGGCGGATCTGGTCGACATCGAGGAGCGCCTCGACCGCCTCGGCCTCTCGTCGGAGGTGCGCGACCAGGTGTTCGACGACGAGTGGCTCGACGCCCAGCGCGACGGCGATCACCTGCCCGAGCCGCGCCCGGACGTGGTGGCGTACCTCCGCGAGCACGGCAAGCGCTTCGACCCCGAGGAGGGGAAAGCCGTCGACCGCGAGCCGTGGATGGACGACGTGATCGAACTCCTGCGCCGGGAGGCGTACTACTTCGCCCCGCAGAAGCTGACGAAGGTGATGAACGAGGGGTGGGCCAGCTACTGGGAGTCGCTGATGATGGGCGACGAGCGGTTCGCCGGCGACGACGAGTTCGTCACCTACGCCGACCACATGAGCCGCGTCCTCGGCTCGCCGGGGCTGAACCCCTACACGCTCGGCCTCGCCATCTGGCAGTACGTCGAGAACACGGCGAACCGCCGCGAGGTCGTCGACAAACTGCTCCGCGTCGAGGGCGTCACGTGGCGCACCTTCCACGACGTGGTCGACTTCGACGAGGTCGCCGACCTCCTCGACCCGGACCCGGCTATCGCGGGCGTCACCGCCGACACGCTCGCCGACCTCAGCCCCGACGACCCCCGCGTCGACGCCGAAGCGCTCGACGAGGCGCTCGCGGGTGACCTCGACGCCGACGCGTACCCGTGGGCCGTGCTGACCTACGAGGGGCTGTGCGAGCGCCACTTCTCGCTGTCGAAGCCCGCGAACCGCGGCTTCCTCGCCCGCGTCGGGCGCTCGGAACTGGAGCGGCTGAGCCGCTACATGTTCGACGACGAGCTGTACCCGGACGTCGAGGCAGCGCTCGCCGACGTCGACTACGGCGCCGGCTGGGAGCGCATGCGCGAGGTCCGCGAGAGCCACAACGACGTGACGTTCATCGACGAGTTCCTGACCGAGGAGTTCGTCGTCGAGGGGAACTACTTCACCTACGAGTACTCCCACGCGGGCGCCGGCTACCGCGTCGCCAGCGTCGACCCCGACGACGTGAAGAAGAAGCTCCTGCTCCGCTTCACGAACTTCGGGAAGCCCACCATCGCCGTGTACGACGGCAACTACGACAATCGGGGCGAGCTGCTGCTGGGCCACCGGTACAACGGCGTCGCGCTCGACCTCCCGAAGGCGAAGGCGACGCTCGAACGCGTGTTCGAGTTGTGGGGGCGCCCGGTGAACCTCGCGACCATCGTCACGGAGTACGACGACCACGAGTTGGAGGTCGCCCGGCGCCGCGGCCGCGAGCCGCGCGGCGAGGAGGTGCCGATCCTCCTGCGGTTCGACGGCGAGGAGGTCGCCCGCCACGACCTCGACCCGGAGATCGCAGAGCGCATCGCCGCCACCGACGTGGACTACGACACGAAGCCAGACGAGTGGCTGGCCTGA
- a CDS encoding DASH family cryptochrome, protein MADDTAVVWVRRDLRLHDNEALVDACAADAVLPVYVFDPREYGDRAFGGRDSFRFEKTGRHRARFRREAVADLRARLRERGSELVVRHERPEVVVPAVAEAVDADVVHVQTLPTPEEIAVENAVREQLRRLGVTPSRHWTHTLYHLNDLPVEYTDISDTYTTFRKSVENRATVREPLPDPDLSSAPVDAVGAGSIPSNADLGVEALDTESDDQGVLQFEGGETAGLARLDRYLFEEDRLREYKQTRNGLLGQGFSSKLSAWLNEGCLSPRRVERAVRRYERERVSNDSTYWLLFELVWRDFFQFQFAKHGTDFFRRGGIRGRDDIDWRDDDEQFERWAAGETGIPFVDAAMRELNATGYQSNRARQNAASFLANNLRIDWRRGAAYFETQLVDYDPASNYGNWAYIAGVGNDSRDRYFDILKQASTYDGAGEYVTHWIPELSDVPPEAVHEPWTLTEAEQAEYGVQLGVDYPAPMIDLEESYRKLR, encoded by the coding sequence ATGGCCGACGACACCGCCGTCGTCTGGGTCCGTCGCGACCTCAGACTCCACGACAACGAGGCGCTCGTGGACGCGTGTGCGGCAGACGCCGTGCTCCCGGTGTACGTGTTCGACCCCCGCGAGTACGGCGACCGCGCGTTCGGCGGCCGCGACTCCTTCCGCTTCGAGAAGACCGGCCGCCACCGTGCGCGCTTTCGCCGCGAGGCGGTCGCCGACCTCCGCGCGCGACTGCGCGAGCGCGGCTCGGAACTGGTCGTCCGCCACGAGCGCCCCGAGGTGGTCGTCCCCGCCGTCGCAGAGGCCGTCGACGCCGACGTTGTGCACGTCCAGACGCTCCCGACCCCCGAGGAGATCGCCGTCGAGAACGCCGTGCGCGAACAGCTCCGCAGGCTCGGCGTCACGCCCTCCCGTCATTGGACCCACACGCTGTACCACCTGAACGACCTCCCAGTCGAGTACACCGACATCTCGGACACCTACACCACCTTCCGGAAGAGCGTCGAGAACCGCGCGACGGTGCGCGAACCCCTCCCCGATCCCGATCTATCGAGCGCGCCCGTCGACGCCGTCGGCGCGGGGTCGATCCCCTCGAACGCGGATCTGGGCGTCGAGGCACTTGACACCGAGTCCGACGACCAGGGGGTGCTCCAGTTCGAGGGTGGCGAGACTGCGGGGCTCGCTCGCCTCGACCGCTACCTGTTCGAGGAGGACCGCCTGCGCGAGTACAAGCAGACGCGCAACGGCCTGCTCGGGCAGGGATTCTCCTCGAAGCTGTCCGCGTGGCTCAACGAGGGGTGTCTCTCGCCGCGACGGGTCGAACGGGCGGTTCGGCGCTACGAGCGCGAGCGGGTGTCGAACGACTCGACGTACTGGCTCCTGTTCGAGTTGGTCTGGCGCGACTTCTTCCAGTTCCAGTTCGCCAAACACGGCACCGACTTCTTCCGGCGGGGCGGCATCCGCGGCCGCGACGACATCGACTGGCGCGACGACGACGAGCAGTTCGAGCGGTGGGCCGCCGGCGAGACGGGCATCCCGTTCGTCGACGCCGCGATGCGGGAGTTGAACGCGACGGGCTACCAGAGCAACCGCGCCCGACAGAACGCCGCGTCGTTCCTCGCGAACAACCTCCGGATCGACTGGCGCCGCGGCGCGGCGTACTTCGAGACGCAGTTGGTCGACTACGACCCCGCCTCGAACTACGGCAACTGGGCGTACATCGCGGGCGTCGGCAACGACAGCCGCGACCGCTACTTCGACATCCTGAAGCAGGCGAGCACGTACGACGGCGCCGGCGAGTACGTGACACACTGGATCCCGGAACTGTCCGACGTGCCGCCGGAGGCGGTCCACGAGCCGTGGACGTTGACCGAGGCCGAGCAGGCCGAGTACGGCGTGCAGTTGGGGGTGGACTACCCCGCACCGATGATCGACTTGGAGGAGAGCTACCGGAAGCTCAGGTGA
- a CDS encoding HpcH/HpaI aldolase family protein, which yields MATAGGRRTIRQHLDDGGVALGVLDSAYSPTLVELYGELGVDFVWIDLEHGGPSPDGPELEHLLRAAERSGTDLLVRTPDTDPTTVRKCLDLGVRSLFLPRVESAHEVSKAVKSARFRVDGVPGDRGLASPRASRWGTVDDYVDREDRETLVGTTVETRAAVDDIDNILEVPELGFVFVGPFDLSVALGHPGEVDHPAVQDAVETVVSAALAADVPVGGLGFGMDDVNEKVDAGYRILNMGSTTGALTAAVRDWFDAYDGDRSGE from the coding sequence ATGGCTACCGCAGGCGGCCGACGGACGATCCGACAGCACCTCGACGACGGCGGCGTTGCGCTCGGCGTACTCGACAGCGCGTACAGTCCGACGCTCGTGGAGTTGTACGGTGAACTCGGCGTCGACTTCGTGTGGATCGACCTCGAACACGGCGGGCCGAGCCCCGATGGGCCGGAACTGGAACACCTCCTCCGGGCCGCCGAGCGCTCCGGCACCGACCTGCTCGTCCGGACACCGGACACCGACCCCACGACGGTCCGCAAGTGCCTCGACCTCGGGGTGCGGTCGCTGTTCCTCCCGCGTGTCGAGTCGGCCCACGAGGTCTCCAAGGCCGTCAAGTCGGCGCGGTTCCGCGTCGACGGAGTGCCGGGTGACCGGGGCCTCGCGTCGCCGCGGGCGAGTCGGTGGGGGACGGTCGACGACTACGTCGACCGCGAGGACCGCGAGACACTGGTCGGCACGACCGTCGAGACGCGCGCCGCCGTCGACGACATCGACAACATCCTCGAAGTCCCGGAACTGGGGTTCGTGTTCGTCGGGCCGTTCGACCTCTCGGTGGCGCTCGGACACCCCGGCGAGGTGGACCACCCCGCCGTCCAAGACGCCGTCGAGACGGTCGTCTCAGCGGCGCTCGCGGCGGACGTGCCGGTCGGCGGCCTCGGCTTCGGAATGGACGACGTGAACGAGAAGGTCGACGCCGGCTACCGGATCCTCAACATGGGAAGCACGACCGGCGCGCTGACGGCGGCGGTACGCGACTGGTTCGACGCCTACGACGGCGACCGCAGCGGCGAGTGA
- the fen gene encoding flap endonuclease-1, producing the protein MGNADLRDIAHIEDVSFDEVSGVVAVDAHNWLYRYLTTTVKFTSDHRYTTEAGEEVANLIGIVQGLPKFFDNDLTPVFVFDGGVTDLKDDEVAKRREAREQAEERRKEAAERGDAVEAARLEARTQRLTDTIHETSREVLRLLDVPVVEAPAEGEAQCAYMNRVGDADYTGSEDYDTILFGGPLTLRQLTSKGDPELMDLQQTLADHDLTQEQLVDVAMLCGTDFNEGVRGIGPKTALKAVKEHGDLFAVLEARDAEIPNAERIREFFHSPPVTDDYDLDTQITPDVDAARAYVVDEWEVDPDEVERGFERIDDALTQTGLDDWT; encoded by the coding sequence ATGGGAAACGCGGATCTCCGTGACATCGCGCACATCGAGGACGTCTCCTTCGACGAGGTGTCGGGTGTCGTCGCGGTGGACGCGCACAACTGGCTGTACCGCTACCTCACGACGACGGTGAAGTTCACCAGCGACCACCGGTACACGACCGAGGCCGGGGAGGAGGTCGCGAACCTCATCGGTATCGTGCAGGGGCTCCCGAAGTTCTTCGACAACGACCTGACGCCCGTGTTCGTGTTCGACGGCGGCGTGACTGATCTCAAGGACGACGAGGTGGCAAAGCGCCGCGAAGCACGCGAGCAGGCCGAGGAGCGACGCAAGGAGGCTGCCGAACGTGGCGACGCCGTCGAGGCCGCGCGCTTGGAGGCGCGAACCCAGCGGCTCACGGACACCATCCACGAGACCTCGCGGGAGGTGCTCCGCCTGCTCGACGTCCCGGTCGTCGAGGCGCCCGCCGAGGGCGAGGCGCAGTGTGCGTACATGAACCGCGTCGGCGACGCCGACTACACGGGCAGCGAGGACTACGACACCATCCTGTTCGGCGGGCCGCTCACCCTCCGTCAACTCACCTCGAAGGGTGACCCCGAGCTGATGGACCTCCAGCAGACGCTCGCCGACCACGACCTCACGCAGGAGCAACTCGTCGACGTGGCGATGCTGTGCGGGACGGACTTCAACGAGGGCGTGCGCGGCATCGGCCCGAAGACGGCGCTGAAGGCCGTGAAGGAGCACGGCGACCTGTTCGCGGTGCTGGAGGCCCGCGACGCCGAGATTCCCAACGCCGAGCGCATCCGCGAGTTCTTCCACTCGCCGCCGGTCACCGACGACTACGACCTCGACACGCAGATCACGCCGGACGTCGACGCCGCGCGCGCGTACGTCGTCGACGAGTGGGAGGTCGACCCCGACGAGGTCGAGCGCGGCTTCGAGCGCATCGACGACGCGCTCACCCAGACCGGGCTCGACGACTGGACCTGA
- a CDS encoding GNAT family N-acetyltransferase, translating into MPGTRVVDGDRVSLRTLEREDLAFVQRATTDPAIRHPLGSAVRNRTELTEAFEDDEDTRLVICLDDDGDASDPSESAVADETPDSGEPRLIGAVRVEATDWKRPELSYWLVPECHGEGYGTEAVGLAVDYAFRSRAVPAVAAGVYAHNDASRRLLESLGFRDEGRLRSHSFTDGAYRDLVKYSLLREEWEARRGDD; encoded by the coding sequence ATGCCCGGCACCCGCGTCGTCGACGGCGACCGTGTCAGTCTCCGGACGCTCGAACGCGAGGACCTCGCGTTCGTCCAGCGGGCCACGACCGACCCCGCGATTCGCCACCCGCTGGGGAGCGCCGTCCGGAACCGCACGGAGTTGACCGAAGCGTTCGAAGACGACGAGGACACACGACTGGTCATCTGCCTGGACGACGACGGCGACGCGAGCGACCCGTCGGAGTCGGCGGTGGCCGACGAGACGCCCGACAGCGGTGAGCCGCGACTCATCGGCGCCGTCCGTGTCGAGGCGACCGATTGGAAGCGCCCAGAGCTGAGCTACTGGCTCGTTCCGGAGTGTCACGGCGAGGGGTACGGCACCGAGGCGGTGGGACTGGCCGTCGACTATGCGTTTCGGAGCCGTGCGGTTCCGGCGGTCGCCGCCGGCGTGTACGCACACAACGATGCCTCGCGTCGCCTGCTGGAGTCGCTCGGGTTCCGCGACGAGGGACGCCTCCGGAGTCACAGTTTCACCGACGGCGCCTACCGGGACCTGGTGAAGTACTCGCTGCTGCGCGAGGAGTGGGAGGCGCGCCGGGGCGACGACTGA
- a CDS encoding GNAT family N-acetyltransferase, whose product MEFRLLGWPEDDVLVRLDHRAYAYAGKFAMSSTGKAVALDDGQRFRIPEEPKREYVAPVGIVAFSEDRTDPGALWLRYVSVRRERRREGVGPRLCAFVVARAAERGYERVRIAVNNAYSYEALHKVGFAWTGRETGIAELVLERPAGEPAAVDPAQYRAGLDTIAARDDVDDAERAFAERKRERGPPPVDDSAPEDT is encoded by the coding sequence GTGGAGTTCCGTCTGCTCGGGTGGCCCGAGGACGACGTCCTCGTGCGCCTCGACCACCGCGCGTACGCCTACGCCGGCAAGTTCGCCATGTCGAGCACCGGGAAGGCCGTCGCGCTCGACGACGGCCAGCGGTTCCGGATCCCCGAGGAGCCCAAACGGGAGTACGTCGCGCCCGTCGGTATCGTCGCCTTCAGTGAGGACCGAACCGACCCCGGCGCGCTGTGGCTCCGCTACGTGAGCGTCCGCCGCGAGCGCCGGCGCGAAGGCGTCGGTCCGCGCCTCTGTGCGTTCGTCGTCGCCCGCGCCGCCGAGCGAGGGTACGAGCGCGTCCGCATCGCCGTCAACAACGCCTACAGCTACGAGGCGCTCCACAAGGTCGGCTTCGCGTGGACGGGTCGCGAGACGGGTATCGCCGAGTTAGTGCTGGAACGGCCAGCGGGCGAACCAGCCGCGGTGGACCCTGCGCAGTATCGCGCGGGGCTGGACACCATCGCCGCGCGTGACGACGTGGACGACGCAGAGCGCGCGTTCGCCGAGCGGAAACGCGAGCGTGGGCCGCCGCCGGTCGACGACTCCGCCCCCGAAGACACTTAG
- a CDS encoding class I SAM-dependent methyltransferase, translating into MLGHGDVRFFDLIAPLYDVFMPPVRPEDLRAGLAFAHRPVERAVDLGGGTGRASRTLAELGVDATVVDFSAGMLRRARADGVPGVRADAAQLPLRDDAVDAVVVTDALHHFPDVPGTLQEVARVLAPGGVLVVREFDPTTRRGAALVGVESLAQMDSRFFGPRELAGMVAEVGLRGHVVAPGFGYTVVGVKPTDAAAVGDGADAGDTASGTPEA; encoded by the coding sequence ATGTTGGGTCACGGGGACGTCCGGTTCTTCGATCTGATCGCCCCACTGTACGACGTGTTCATGCCGCCGGTTCGCCCAGAAGACCTCCGCGCGGGCCTCGCGTTCGCCCACCGACCGGTCGAGCGAGCCGTCGACCTCGGCGGCGGCACCGGGCGCGCGAGCAGGACGCTCGCCGAACTCGGCGTCGACGCGACCGTCGTCGACTTCTCGGCGGGGATGCTCCGACGCGCGAGGGCCGACGGGGTCCCGGGCGTCCGCGCGGACGCGGCGCAGCTCCCGCTCCGCGACGACGCCGTCGACGCCGTCGTGGTCACCGACGCGCTCCACCACTTCCCGGACGTACCGGGCACGTTGCAGGAGGTCGCGCGGGTGCTCGCGCCGGGCGGTGTGTTGGTTGTCAGGGAGTTCGACCCGACGACGCGCCGCGGCGCCGCGCTCGTCGGTGTCGAGTCGCTCGCCCAGATGGACTCGCGGTTCTTCGGCCCACGGGAGTTGGCCGGGATGGTCGCGGAGGTGGGCCTGCGCGGGCACGTCGTCGCCCCCGGCTTCGGCTACACGGTCGTCGGCGTCAAACCGACCGACGCGGCGGCGGTTGGCGACGGCGCCGACGCCGGCGACACGGCGTCAGGCACCCCCGAGGCGTGA
- a CDS encoding DUF3054 domain-containing protein: MATDSGTDSFLANRVDTAALPLAVGDLLVIVAFIYAGTLQHGTVPFPPAGVGDIVALLGVAAPFLLGWVLVAPLVGAYSAGAAESAKASVPLAVRSWIPAAVIGLAIRATPFVDGGVAIPFVIVMLVVGSVSLAVWRYVAARFV, from the coding sequence ATGGCAACGGACTCGGGTACGGACTCGTTCCTCGCGAACCGGGTCGACACCGCCGCGCTCCCGCTGGCGGTCGGCGACCTGCTCGTCATCGTGGCGTTCATCTACGCCGGTACGCTCCAGCACGGCACCGTCCCGTTCCCCCCCGCGGGCGTCGGTGACATCGTCGCGCTGTTGGGCGTGGCCGCGCCGTTCCTGCTCGGCTGGGTGCTCGTCGCGCCGCTGGTCGGCGCGTACTCCGCGGGCGCCGCCGAGTCGGCGAAGGCGTCGGTGCCGCTCGCGGTCCGGTCGTGGATTCCCGCAGCCGTGATCGGCCTCGCGATCCGGGCGACCCCGTTCGTCGACGGCGGCGTCGCCATCCCGTTCGTGATCGTGATGCTGGTCGTCGGCTCCGTCTCGCTGGCCGTGTGGCGCTACGTCGCCGCTCGGTTCGTCTGA
- a CDS encoding carboxylate--amine ligase: MTPQRNADGGSAIVPAIATASSTAALRSLGRRGVRTVAVSEHDNPPGFASRYCDETHRVPDPVVDVDGYEAALLRLASRADVETVLPFREADVYVLARSRSAFAEHVGTPWPDLQTLRGAQDRVRLFEAARAAGVAMPETRLLDEWDDWDERVVVKPRYTMYAPEYDDRFDRPAPAMCTTRYVAPNEEPDRAAIVEEMGHVPLAQRYVPSGDEYAFFAQYDEGEAVATFQHRQRRGLKYCGGPSAYRESVDIPELEAAGRRLLDELDWHGVAMVEFLRNPETGEFELMEVNPRFWSSLPFTVQAGVDFPSLYYDQAIGVPIPTEPPYEAEIGGHLLWGEALHLLSVVTDEYPLVERPSFARRLGEVATSLVRSPRFDYLSASDPGPFVRDVRNRAATVVAPLRRATSTAEPATAPEDPVPATSDESASADVEAAELDEEETNTVADAGSPTQVVGDGGHDVDDTDGDRPGS, encoded by the coding sequence ATGACCCCACAACGGAACGCCGACGGGGGGAGCGCGATCGTCCCCGCGATCGCGACGGCGAGCAGTACGGCCGCGCTCCGCTCGCTCGGCCGCCGCGGCGTGCGGACGGTGGCCGTCTCCGAGCACGACAATCCCCCGGGGTTCGCGTCGCGGTACTGCGACGAGACCCACCGAGTCCCCGACCCGGTCGTCGACGTCGACGGCTACGAGGCCGCCCTCCTCCGGCTGGCGAGTCGCGCCGACGTGGAGACGGTGCTCCCGTTCCGTGAGGCGGACGTGTACGTCTTGGCGCGGTCGCGGAGTGCGTTCGCCGAGCACGTCGGCACCCCGTGGCCGGACCTCCAGACCCTCCGGGGGGCACAAGACCGCGTCAGACTGTTCGAGGCGGCACGCGCCGCCGGCGTCGCGATGCCCGAGACGCGACTGCTCGACGAGTGGGACGACTGGGACGAGCGCGTCGTGGTGAAGCCGCGGTACACGATGTACGCCCCCGAGTACGACGACCGGTTCGACCGCCCGGCACCCGCGATGTGCACGACCCGGTACGTCGCGCCGAACGAGGAGCCAGACCGGGCGGCCATCGTCGAGGAGATGGGCCACGTCCCGCTCGCCCAGCGGTACGTCCCGTCGGGCGACGAGTACGCCTTCTTCGCCCAGTACGACGAGGGCGAGGCGGTGGCGACGTTCCAACACCGCCAGCGTCGGGGCCTCAAGTACTGTGGCGGCCCGAGCGCCTACCGCGAGTCGGTCGACATTCCGGAGTTGGAGGCAGCGGGGCGACGACTGCTCGACGAGCTCGACTGGCACGGCGTCGCGATGGTGGAGTTCCTCCGGAACCCCGAGACGGGCGAGTTCGAGCTGATGGAGGTGAACCCGCGGTTCTGGTCGTCGCTCCCGTTCACGGTGCAGGCGGGCGTCGACTTCCCGTCGCTGTACTACGACCAAGCGATCGGCGTTCCGATCCCCACCGAACCGCCGTACGAGGCGGAAATCGGTGGCCACCTGCTGTGGGGTGAGGCGCTGCACCTACTCAGCGTCGTGACCGACGAGTACCCCCTCGTCGAGCGACCCTCGTTCGCTCGTCGGCTCGGTGAGGTCGCCACGTCGCTCGTCCGGTCTCCTCGCTTCGACTACCTGAGCGCCTCGGACCCCGGCCCGTTCGTCCGCGACGTTCGAAACAGAGCCGCGACGGTCGTCGCGCCGCTGCGACGGGCGACGAGCACGGCGGAGCCCGCGACGGCGCCGGAAGATCCTGTGCCGGCGACGAGCGACGAGTCGGCGTCGGCTGACGTGGAGGCGGCCGAGCTCGACGAGGAGGAGACGAACACCGTCGCCGACGCTGGGTCGCCGACTCAGGTCGTCGGTGACGGCGGTCACGACGTGGATGACACCGACGGAGATCGACCCGGATCGTAG
- a CDS encoding uracil-DNA glycosylase — translation MDTDCQHCPALVDCRERVVHGYGDAEAEVLFIGDAPTAGAERTGVPFTGDERGERVQRILGELGLSRSPPDAAEPDLQNVFTTYLTRCRHPDRGPTDEEVLNCDAFLTAEVRMINPELIVPVGQRALEALAIEYTTRAPDTFDAAAEHATTVRGRGFELLPMKDLAALTDDDADAFVEHVLENVFSRDYRQTKGRRSR, via the coding sequence ATGGACACCGACTGCCAGCACTGCCCCGCGCTGGTCGACTGTCGCGAGCGCGTCGTCCACGGCTACGGCGACGCCGAGGCGGAGGTGCTGTTCATCGGCGACGCGCCGACCGCCGGTGCCGAGCGTACCGGGGTGCCGTTCACGGGCGACGAGCGCGGCGAACGCGTCCAGCGGATCCTCGGCGAGTTGGGGCTTTCGCGGTCGCCGCCCGACGCCGCGGAACCGGACCTCCAGAACGTGTTCACCACCTACCTCACGCGCTGTCGCCACCCCGACCGCGGGCCGACCGACGAGGAGGTGCTGAACTGCGACGCCTTCCTCACGGCGGAGGTGCGGATGATCAACCCCGAGTTGATCGTCCCCGTCGGTCAGCGCGCGCTGGAGGCGCTCGCCATCGAGTACACGACTCGGGCGCCCGACACCTTCGACGCAGCGGCAGAACACGCGACGACCGTACGCGGTCGAGGGTTCGAACTGCTCCCGATGAAGGACCTCGCCGCCCTCACCGACGACGACGCCGACGCGTTCGTCGAGCACGTGCTGGAGAACGTCTTCTCGCGCGACTACCGACAGACGAAGGGGCGGCGGAGTCGCTGA